Proteins encoded together in one candidate division WOR-3 bacterium window:
- a CDS encoding T9SS type A sorting domain-containing protein, translating into MKLRCVPVALFFSFLVFPRVLVADNYKIEWADTLDNGDWDGAFSVAVDNSNNIIVAGISYIGGNNDYFIVRYDSNGTVLWQDTIDNGAADNAECVAVDNSNNIIMTGYSSIGGDYDYFIIKYDSTGTILWQAALDNNGLYDIARGVAVDNANNIIVTGYCDIGNDCVYLTVKYDSDGTIVWADTLSNGLWDSALGVAVDNANNIIVTGYTSDGVNNDYFTVKYDSSGTILWQDIIDKYQFDQAYGVAVDNSNNIIVTGCSGGPFSDYDYFTLKYDSSGIILWQDTLDNNNNDDVAYSVAVNNTNNIIVAGYSAAMGGDYDYFVVEYDSSGTILWQGTLDNGDDDIAHGVAVDNDNNIIVTGKSYIGGNFDYLTVKYAPVTGVSEDEYSKVFSDNAIFCDIYPNPCSEKTEIKLQFQGNSRQQSVVSAKIHDVAGRVIKDFSQLFSGISHPSSVVIWNGDDQQGHLVPAGVYFLCFVTSNKSITKKIVKLE; encoded by the coding sequence ATGAAGCTAAGATGCGTACCTGTAGCCTTATTTTTCTCTTTTCTTGTATTTCCACGTGTTCTGGTTGCGGATAATTATAAGATCGAATGGGCAGATACACTCGATAATGGCGACTGGGATGGCGCCTTCAGCGTAGCCGTCGATAATTCAAATAACATCATCGTAGCAGGAATATCGTACATTGGTGGCAACAACGATTATTTTATCGTGAGATATGATTCCAATGGCACGGTTCTTTGGCAAGATACCATAGACAATGGAGCAGCAGATAATGCTGAGTGCGTGGCGGTTGATAATTCAAATAATATCATCATGACAGGCTATTCTTCTATAGGTGGCGATTATGATTATTTCATCATCAAGTATGATTCCACCGGAACAATTCTCTGGCAAGCTGCGCTCGATAATAATGGCCTCTATGATATTGCTCGTGGTGTCGCGGTCGACAATGCTAATAACATTATCGTAACGGGTTATTGTGATATAGGCAACGACTGTGTTTATCTCACAGTTAAGTATGACTCCGATGGTACAATTGTCTGGGCAGATACACTCAGCAATGGTTTGTGGGATTCTGCTTTGGGCGTAGCAGTCGATAATGCCAATAATATCATAGTAACAGGATATACTTCAGACGGCGTCAATAATGATTATTTCACAGTGAAGTACGATTCCAGTGGAACAATCCTCTGGCAAGATATAATAGACAAATACCAATTTGACCAGGCCTATGGCGTAGCAGTTGATAATTCAAATAATATCATCGTGACAGGGTGCTCTGGAGGACCATTCAGCGATTATGATTATTTCACATTGAAGTACGATTCCAGTGGAATAATTCTCTGGCAAGATACACTCGATAATAATAACAACGATGATGTTGCTTACAGCGTGGCAGTCAATAATACCAATAATATCATCGTGGCAGGTTATTCTGCTGCTATGGGTGGCGATTATGATTATTTCGTAGTAGAGTATGATTCCAGTGGAACAATTCTCTGGCAAGGTACACTCGATAATGGTGACGACGATATTGCTCACGGTGTCGCGGTCGATAATGATAATAACATCATCGTAACAGGGAAATCCTACATAGGCGGCAATTTTGATTATTTAACGGTGAAGTATGCTCCTGTTACCGGTGTCTCTGAAGATGAATATTCTAAAGTCTTTAGTGATAATGCGATTTTTTGCGACATATATCCTAATCCATGTAGCGAGAAAACCGAAATTAAACTTCAATTTCAAGGGAACAGCAGACAGCAGTCAGTAGTCAGTGCAAAAATTCATGATGTTGCAGGTAGAGTGATTAAAGATTTTTCTCAATTGTTTTCTGGTATCAGTCATCCGTCGTCAGTCGTAATCTGGAATGGTGATGACCAGCAAGGTCACCTGGTGCCTGCCGGTGTCTATTTTCTATGTTTTGTAACATCGAATAAAAGTATAACAAAGAAAATCGTAAAATTAGAATAA
- a CDS encoding NTP transferase domain-containing protein — MKCLIIASGRGARLASKSRSKPLTSLMGMPLIARVILRARKVGLKEFYVVTGYRGQILRDYLETFSKKRNIKITCLHNDEWRKENGISVLKAKDIINGNFILLMSDHIFDEKIIAKLKNKRINNNEVILAIDSNIKVNYFVDEEDVTKVFIKNKRILHIGKNLKEYDAYDTGIFLCTPAIFNAIEQSSKRGDTSLSGGIEILAKKGKVRVCDVSGNYWIDVDNEVKLKQAKRHLVNVFVNKKSDGFVSRYINRPISGQITKILLKTKIQPNTITLTCFFLSIIGAFFFFHKGYLNLLIGAILAQVASIIDGCDGEVARLKFLETEFGGWFDAVLDRYADAFLLFSLTYHTYQVISNPVIMIIGFMAVIGSLINSYTADKYDSLMRSEGNRHFRIGRDLRIFIIFLGGVLNQPALALIAIAALMNIENARRVVVLARA; from the coding sequence TTCAAAATCAAGATCAAAACCACTGACTTCATTAATGGGAATGCCGCTTATCGCGAGGGTTATACTACGCGCCAGAAAGGTCGGCTTAAAAGAATTTTATGTGGTGACTGGCTATCGCGGCCAAATACTCCGCGACTATTTAGAAACCTTCAGTAAAAAAAGAAACATAAAAATTACTTGTCTGCATAATGATGAATGGAGAAAGGAAAATGGAATATCAGTGCTGAAGGCAAAGGATATTATAAATGGTAATTTCATTCTCCTGATGAGTGATCATATTTTCGATGAGAAAATTATCGCAAAACTGAAGAACAAGAGGATAAATAATAATGAAGTCATTTTAGCAATAGATTCTAATATTAAAGTAAATTATTTTGTTGACGAAGAAGATGTCACGAAAGTGTTTATCAAAAACAAAAGGATTTTGCATATCGGCAAAAATCTTAAAGAGTATGATGCCTATGATACAGGAATATTCCTCTGTACGCCCGCAATCTTCAACGCAATTGAACAAAGTTCCAAGAGGGGTGACACATCCCTATCAGGCGGTATTGAGATATTAGCCAAAAAGGGTAAGGTTAGAGTTTGTGACGTTAGTGGGAATTACTGGATTGATGTAGATAATGAGGTAAAACTGAAACAGGCCAAGAGACATCTGGTAAATGTTTTTGTAAATAAAAAGTCTGATGGATTCGTATCAAGATACATAAACAGACCGATATCTGGTCAAATTACAAAAATTCTTTTGAAAACCAAAATTCAGCCCAATACCATTACGCTAACTTGTTTCTTCCTTTCCATCATTGGTGCATTCTTCTTTTTTCATAAGGGATACTTGAACCTCCTAATCGGAGCAATTCTTGCTCAGGTCGCCTCAATCATTGATGGTTGCGATGGTGAGGTTGCGCGACTAAAATTCCTGGAAACAGAGTTCGGCGGCTGGTTTGATGCTGTACTTGACAGATACGCCGATGCCTTTTTATTATTCAGTCTAACTTATCACACATATCAGGTCATCAGCAATCCCGTGATTATGATTATTGGATTTATGGCAGTAATCGGTTCATTAATCAACAGTTATACTGCAGATAAATATGACAGCCTGATGAGAAGTGAAGGGAATCGACATTTTAGGATTGGTCGTGATCTGAGAATTTTCATTATTTTCCTTGGTGGTGTACTTAATCAGCCCGCGTTGGCCCTAATTGCCATAGCAGCGTTAATGAACATTGAAAATGCACGAAGGGTGGTAGTTCTGGCACGGGCATGA
- a CDS encoding GNAT family N-acetyltransferase codes for MSFCNIEPFEEKHIEGAAILFAKRYRLEREHMHLLPPRYEDCSAVVPLLRDQIKKTPGVVAIENGRISGYLIGQLFLSWRGRRGVFVPFWAHSGEGESRKKIYQQMYAYISSEWIVNGCFTHLITGLAHDKEVIDTLFWLGFGMAVVDAMRDLGNIQCPAIDVEIRLATLDDLDVIVSLDHELARYLAGPPIFVAMTEKRSKEYHEKWLSDPLHSIWLALDHGQAVAYMKICPINEDYLITDEKTVWIQGAYTKEHMRGKGIGTALLKQSLEWIQSQDYERCAVDFEGENILAGAFWLRYFRPICFSLVRHIDKQIAWAHKGREDRHFW; via the coding sequence ATGTCATTCTGTAACATAGAACCATTTGAAGAGAAACATATCGAAGGTGCAGCAATACTGTTCGCAAAGCGTTATAGATTGGAACGAGAACATATGCACCTTCTACCGCCAAGGTACGAGGATTGTAGTGCAGTAGTACCTTTGCTCCGTGACCAAATTAAAAAAACACCTGGTGTAGTTGCAATAGAGAATGGAAGAATCTCCGGATATCTTATTGGACAATTATTTCTTTCATGGAGAGGAAGACGGGGTGTTTTTGTTCCTTTCTGGGCGCACTCTGGAGAAGGCGAAAGCCGAAAAAAGATTTATCAACAGATGTATGCGTATATCTCGTCCGAATGGATCGTCAATGGTTGTTTTACACATCTTATAACCGGGCTTGCGCACGATAAGGAAGTGATTGATACACTGTTTTGGCTTGGTTTCGGAATGGCAGTAGTTGACGCGATGCGTGATCTTGGAAACATCCAATGTCCTGCCATAGACGTCGAGATTCGGCTCGCTACCCTCGATGATTTGGACGTGATTGTGTCACTGGATCACGAACTAGCGCGATATTTGGCTGGGCCGCCGATTTTTGTTGCGATGACAGAAAAAAGAAGCAAAGAATATCATGAAAAATGGCTTTCAGACCCGTTGCACTCGATTTGGCTAGCCTTAGACCATGGACAGGCAGTAGCATATATGAAAATCTGCCCGATCAATGAAGATTATCTAATTACTGATGAAAAAACAGTGTGGATACAAGGTGCATATACAAAAGAACACATGCGCGGAAAAGGAATAGGTACTGCTCTTTTAAAACAGTCACTAGAATGGATTCAATCACAGGACTACGAACGATGTGCAGTTGATTTCGAAGGAGAGAATATTTTAGCGGGTGCGTTCTGGCTAAGATATTTTAGACCAATATGTTTTTCATTAGTCCGCCATATCGACAAGCAAATTGCGTGGGCACACAAAGGGCGTGAAGACAGGCATTTCTGGTAG